Proteins encoded within one genomic window of Halorussus salilacus:
- a CDS encoding Eco57I restriction-modification methylase domain-containing protein → MAETETETETETAAETTTAVRSVLAAFVRDLHGRLDDQQGGSGAHELEVVLSDDTYSLESVELGAKPETYTEDHLIRPLLEAVGLASERQPYGERGGTVVWPDFEVTNVETTVIGESKPLNGVGEAVEEIQDYLDRKSIGAEYGIATDGIEWHLRKIELGGDFTEYPDIEHLNLRATLLAVAREEGLIEQSDLDADPEETIRSFVSVFERDSFAELLSKTAPREIRDRRKRDVETFYELYIELLFGESDEHDYETCLMDDIRFVGDREPSERDKRLFAITLMNRLLFVKFLETRGVLSEGFLRERVEYYERHGEGLAGNLYETQIRPLFSDLLNTPEGAREPKHRNPDSWFADVPYLNGGLFRANVADESRYRVIDRILPDVIRDLIEGSKLELDGRGFDPALLGSVFEKTINHIEQERTQKDIGAYYTPNDVTEIVTEQSVDPKIRDAIVETFAEGVAGDGVDGEGDGSAEDARAYMEQLDLSELLRKIEDGDEAVLSPGEDQTRIDFGDEEILSAVKDTLRQLKVLDPACGSGHFLTTAMDEIHRAQVSVLRGLADGEDPDPETRFAEKKALALDAIYGVDVDRIASEIAKLRVWLKIVEGNGWEPEFGKLPNIDVNITHGNSLVGLPLAGSFDDADVWDNDIGEIEQKRIEYKRDDEGDPREIERFLDEEIRPALDRTYLDLFSKPVETEIESVEAFDAVVESIEADTLYPTVSMVRAKREDGDAFDDEETERLEEMGFSVYTKSATRDVAEWERTLKTKQNGRGGYDKDLLVGTLRGLLEDGYVFSEVQRQPTRYDLDRIQGKPFHWLAEFPEVAEERGNTHSINFDIVLGNPPYGDLLSDEEKMFVSTYETSGIRDISANFVERQLQLLEEGGYFGNVTTLRLVYQSTLSELHDLIQTQLETTKIACFAKRPSHIFDNAQVRVATIVGKKAQNDGGIKTSGFIRFDSEDRGKKISDISYGSVDGLILGDKIGISDEKYAILPKVGGSTPRGILEKLKSHSDTVFRDVQSRKEKTDYEVWRMRHPDNWINPMLSEMYDAQDLEPMYFENTLKRDSAFLIMSSSLFYFYWMVYGNQRDLNWGQVEAFPYPDEEELEANADEIQSLAEELWNGMVEEFTTEPTPHYESMSRLKPLINSADELFGPMYGLDSGEIEFLKNYHGEYGRSGPENHQLDELEADD, encoded by the coding sequence ATGGCGGAGACGGAGACGGAGACCGAGACCGAGACGGCGGCGGAGACGACCACGGCGGTCCGGTCCGTGCTGGCGGCGTTCGTCCGCGACCTCCACGGACGACTCGACGACCAGCAGGGCGGGTCGGGAGCCCACGAACTGGAGGTGGTGCTGTCGGACGACACCTACTCGCTCGAAAGCGTCGAGCTCGGGGCCAAGCCCGAGACCTACACCGAGGACCACCTCATCCGCCCGTTGCTCGAAGCGGTGGGGCTGGCCTCCGAGCGCCAGCCCTACGGCGAGCGCGGCGGGACGGTCGTCTGGCCCGACTTCGAGGTGACGAACGTCGAGACGACGGTCATCGGCGAGAGCAAGCCGCTGAACGGGGTGGGCGAGGCGGTCGAGGAGATTCAGGACTACCTCGACCGCAAGTCCATCGGCGCGGAGTACGGCATCGCGACCGACGGCATCGAGTGGCACCTCCGGAAGATAGAACTGGGCGGGGACTTCACCGAGTACCCCGACATCGAGCACCTGAACCTCCGGGCGACCCTGCTGGCGGTCGCCCGCGAGGAGGGGCTCATCGAGCAGTCGGACCTCGACGCCGACCCCGAGGAGACGATTCGGTCGTTCGTCTCGGTGTTCGAGCGCGATTCGTTCGCGGAGTTGCTGTCGAAGACCGCGCCGCGGGAGATTCGCGACCGGCGCAAGCGCGACGTCGAGACGTTCTACGAGCTGTACATCGAACTGCTGTTCGGAGAGAGCGACGAACACGACTACGAGACGTGCCTGATGGACGACATCCGGTTCGTCGGCGACCGCGAGCCGAGCGAGCGCGACAAGCGCCTCTTTGCCATCACGCTGATGAACCGCCTGCTGTTCGTGAAGTTCCTCGAAACGCGAGGGGTGCTGTCGGAGGGGTTCCTGCGCGAGCGCGTCGAGTACTACGAGCGCCACGGCGAGGGGCTGGCGGGCAACCTCTACGAGACCCAGATTCGGCCGCTGTTCTCGGACCTGCTGAACACGCCGGAGGGTGCGCGTGAGCCGAAGCACCGCAATCCCGACAGCTGGTTCGCCGACGTGCCGTACCTCAACGGCGGGCTGTTCCGGGCGAACGTGGCCGACGAGTCGCGCTACCGGGTCATCGACCGCATCCTGCCCGACGTGATTCGGGACCTCATCGAGGGGAGCAAGCTGGAGCTCGACGGGCGGGGGTTCGACCCCGCGCTACTGGGCAGCGTGTTCGAGAAGACCATCAACCACATCGAGCAGGAGCGCACCCAGAAGGACATCGGGGCCTACTACACGCCCAACGACGTGACCGAAATCGTGACCGAGCAGTCGGTCGACCCCAAGATTCGGGACGCGATAGTCGAGACGTTCGCCGAGGGGGTCGCAGGCGATGGGGTGGACGGAGAGGGCGATGGCAGCGCCGAGGACGCCCGGGCGTACATGGAACAGCTGGACCTCTCGGAACTCCTCCGGAAGATAGAGGACGGCGACGAGGCGGTGCTGTCGCCGGGCGAGGACCAGACCCGCATCGACTTCGGCGACGAGGAGATTCTGTCGGCGGTCAAGGACACCCTCCGGCAGCTGAAGGTGCTGGACCCCGCGTGCGGGTCGGGTCACTTCCTGACGACCGCGATGGACGAGATTCACCGCGCGCAGGTGTCGGTGTTGCGCGGGCTGGCCGACGGCGAGGACCCCGACCCCGAGACGCGGTTCGCCGAGAAGAAGGCGCTGGCGCTCGACGCCATCTACGGCGTGGACGTGGACCGAATCGCCTCGGAGATCGCGAAGCTGCGGGTGTGGCTCAAGATCGTCGAGGGCAACGGCTGGGAGCCGGAGTTCGGCAAGCTCCCGAACATCGACGTGAACATCACCCACGGGAACTCGCTGGTGGGGCTCCCGCTCGCGGGGTCGTTCGACGACGCCGACGTGTGGGACAACGACATCGGCGAAATCGAGCAGAAGCGCATCGAGTACAAGCGCGACGACGAGGGCGACCCCCGCGAGATAGAGCGATTCCTCGACGAGGAGATACGGCCCGCGCTCGACCGGACGTACCTCGACCTGTTCTCGAAGCCGGTCGAGACCGAAATCGAGAGCGTCGAGGCCTTCGACGCGGTGGTCGAGTCCATCGAGGCCGACACCCTCTATCCCACCGTCTCGATGGTCCGGGCGAAGCGCGAGGACGGAGACGCCTTCGACGACGAGGAGACCGAGCGACTGGAGGAGATGGGCTTTTCGGTGTACACGAAGAGCGCCACGCGCGACGTGGCCGAGTGGGAGCGCACCCTCAAGACCAAGCAGAACGGCAGGGGCGGGTACGACAAGGACCTGCTGGTCGGAACGCTCCGGGGACTGCTGGAAGACGGCTACGTCTTCTCGGAGGTCCAGCGCCAGCCCACCCGGTACGACCTCGACCGGATTCAGGGCAAGCCGTTCCACTGGCTCGCGGAGTTCCCCGAGGTCGCCGAGGAACGCGGCAACACCCACTCGATCAACTTCGATATCGTGCTGGGGAATCCGCCGTACGGGGATTTGTTGTCGGACGAGGAGAAGATGTTCGTCTCGACGTACGAGACGAGCGGGATTCGGGATATCTCGGCGAACTTCGTGGAACGACAGTTGCAGTTGCTTGAGGAAGGTGGATACTTCGGGAACGTGACGACGCTGAGACTGGTGTATCAGAGTACACTCTCGGAGTTACACGATTTGATTCAAACACAATTAGAGACCACTAAAATCGCCTGCTTCGCAAAACGACCAAGCCACATCTTCGACAATGCTCAAGTTCGAGTCGCAACAATAGTCGGCAAAAAGGCCCAGAATGATGGAGGAATTAAGACAAGCGGATTCATTAGATTTGATAGTGAAGACCGAGGTAAGAAAATCTCGGACATCTCTTACGGAAGTGTTGACGGACTAATTTTGGGGGATAAAATAGGGATTAGTGATGAAAAGTATGCTATTCTACCGAAAGTCGGTGGTAGCACTCCTAGAGGAATCCTTGAAAAGCTAAAGTCCCATTCAGACACGGTGTTCCGGGATGTTCAGTCACGGAAGGAGAAAACAGACTATGAAGTCTGGCGAATGAGGCATCCTGACAACTGGATAAATCCCATGCTCTCCGAGATGTACGACGCTCAGGACCTTGAGCCGATGTACTTTGAGAACACACTGAAACGTGATAGTGCCTTCTTAATCATGAGTTCATCCCTCTTTTACTTCTACTGGATGGTCTACGGTAATCAGCGTGATTTGAATTGGGGGCAGGTAGAAGCATTCCCCTATCCCGACGAGGAAGAATTGGAAGCAAACGCTGATGAAATCCAGAGCCTCGCAGAAGAACTCTGGAATGGAATGGTCGAAGAATTCACCACCGAACCCACGCCGCACTACGAAAGCATGAGCCGACTGAAGCCTCTCATCAATTCGGCAGATGAACTCTTTGGTCCGATGTATGGACTAGATAGTGGGGAAATCGAGTTCCTGAAGAATTATCACGGAGAGTACGGTCGCTCCGGCCCCGAAAACCACCAATTAGACGAACTTGAAGCCGACGACTGA